The following coding sequences are from one Vulpes vulpes isolate BD-2025 chromosome 12, VulVul3, whole genome shotgun sequence window:
- the LOC112912327 gene encoding thymosin beta-4-like has translation MSDEPDMAKIEKFNKSKLKKTEMQDINPLRSKETTEQEKQASES, from the coding sequence ATGTCTGACGAACCTGATATGGCTAAGATAGAGAAATTCAATAAATcaaaattgaagaagacagaaatgcAAGACATAAATCCACTGCGTTCAAAAGAAACAACTGAACAGGAGAAGCAAGCCAGTGAATCGTGA
- the MPHOSPH6 gene encoding M-phase phosphoprotein 6 isoform X1: MAAERKTKLSKNLLRMKRLVWFGPWERDSESGGFALKARGGIGERRQRVGCRGAERCPERRELTWLPRERPLGEGGRGGRVGARGGGRVGGRRGAGPRRPRENRVHGSGTQTRESRWDSQELKISRQVARSGPEPAASGHIEREREAGSLQGAGCGTCSQDPGILT; encoded by the exons ATGGCGGCCGAGCGCAAGACGAAACTGTCCAAGAACCTGCTGCGCATGAAG cgCTTGGTCTGGTTCGGGCCCTGGGAACGGGATTCTGAGTCCGGCGGGTTCGCTCTTAAAGCCCGCGGCGGGATAGGAGAGCGGCGGCAGCGGGTAGGATGCCGCGGCGCTGAGCGGTGCCCGGAGCGCCGGGAGCTTACTTGGCTTCCGCGGGAGAGGCCCTTGGGtgagggggggcggggcgggagggtaGGTGCGAGGGGGGGCGGGAGGGTAGGTGGGAGGCGGGGCGCAGGGCCGCGGAGACCCAGGGAAAACCGGGTGCACGGCTCTGGGACGCAAACTCGAGAAAGCCGCTGGGATTCCCAAGAACTAAAGATCAGCCGGCAAGTAGCAAGAAGTGGGCCTGAACCAGCAGCCAGTGGCCACATAG agagagaaagagaagcaggatccctgcagggagccggatgcgggacttgttcccaggaccctggaatcctgacctga